Part of the Paenibacillus sp. YPG26 genome, GACAGCAGTAATCTGAGTAATAAATATGCCCGTAATGCTGTACGCTTGGATGTGCTGCCTTTTTTGGGGCAATATAATGGTCAGTTGGCTGAATCGCTGAGTCGCCTGGCTGAAGTTGCTGGTGAGGAAGACGATTACATGCATCAAGCGGCCGAGGAGGCCTATGCCCGGCTCGCCAGGTCATCTGGAGGCGGAATTGCCTTCTCAGCACGAGATTTCGGCCGCTTACATGTCGCTTTACAACGGAGGTTGATTAAACTAATATTGAATTATCTGCCTCTGAACGCGGTTGACTTGGACTTTCTGAAGGTTGAGGTCATACGCGAGCGTGTTCTGCAGGATATCCCCTCCAATTGGAGTCTTGACTTAGGCGGGGGCCTGCAATGCATTAGAGAGTACGATGAGGTAACCATTTTACCGGAGAATGCGGATAAGGTTAAGCTGGAATATACATATCGTCTGGAGAAAGTTCCCGCAAGATTACCGATACCCGAAACCGGAAGAGAATTAAGATTTACTTTACGGCCGCTTGGCGCACAGTCTGGGGAATCAGACTGGAAGGCATCCGGTAACGATGAGGCCTTGTTCGATGCGGATAAGATCAACTATCCGCTGATCATACGTTCCCGTCAGCCGGGAGATGTCATGAAAGTCATGGGATTAAACGGAAGCAAAAAGGTTAAAGATATTTTCATTGATCAGAAAATACCTCCATCTATCCGCTGGGCCATTCCCGTTATAACAGATGCAACCGGCCGAATATTATGGCTGCCCGGTGTCCGCAGGTCATCTCACGCTGCCGTAGGGAGTCATACCTCGTCCATTCTGCGCGTGCAGATAACATGAAGGCGGAAGGTAACCGGTTATCGCCATAGTCAGGCTTTCATAGTATAACTTAGGAGGTTCTTGCATTGCAGAACGATATTCAAGAAGTGCTTATCAGCCGGGAACAGCTGCAGGAGAAAGTGGCGGAGCTCGGCCAGATCCTCAGTCAGGAATATGAGGGTCGCAATCCGCTGGTTATTTGCATCCTCAAAGGAGCCTTTATTTTCATGGCCGATTTGGTTAAAGAGATAACAGTACCTTTGGAGCTGGACTTTATGGCTGTCTCCAGTTACGGTGCATCCACGAAGTCATCAGGCGTGGTGAAGATTATCAAGGATCTTGATACTTCAGTAGAAGGACGTGACGTGCTAATCGTCGAAGATATTATAGATAGCGGGCTTACGCTGAGTTATCTGGTCGATGTGCTGCAGCGCCGAAATGCGAAATCCACTACTATAGTCACCCTGTTCGACAAACCGGCACGCCGGACGGTAGATCTGCAAGCGGATTACACCGGGTTTGTCCTTCCCGATGAGTTCGTGGTCGGGTATGGTCTGGATTATGCCGAGAAGTACCGCAACCTCCCTTACATCGGGATTCTGAAGCCTGAGATCTACACCAGCTAAGACAGCACTCGCAAGTGCCTAGTGCCTCCCCTGAGCCATTGTTGAGATGGCAAGACAGGCTATGGTAAAATAACTTAAGTGTTTTGAGAGGAGGTAGGGGATGAATCGGTTCATCCGGAATTCTGGTTTTTATTTAATTCTTTTCTTAGTCGTGGTGGGCATCGTCCAATTCCTCAGCGGTGGGAGCGAAGCGGCCGACACCCCTAGATATGACCAATTGCGCCAGCAGCTTCAGGCGAACAATGTCAAGGAATTGACAGGTCAATTTGACGGTTATGCATATCGGGTGACCGGTAAATACAAGAACAAGGTCGATAACAAAGAAAGCTTTCAGACCTATGTTCCATATGATACTAATGTAGTCGCTGAACTTACTGATTACAGCGAGAAGAACAAAATAAGCTACAGTTGGGACAAAATGGAGGGCGACAGCATTTGGCTTACGCTCCTGACCTCGATCGTTCCGCTCGCTATTATGTTCATTCTGTTCTTCTTCCTCTTTAACCAGGCTCAAGGCGGCGGCGGCAAGGTTATGAACTTTGGCAAGAGCCGGGCCCGGTTATACAATGAAGAGAAGAAGAAGGTTACCTTTGAAGACGTAGCCGGTGCGGATGAAGAGAAGCAGGAGCTCGTTGAAGTCGTTGAGTTCTTGAAGGATCCCCGCAAATTCGCGGCTGTCGGAGCCCGTATTCCTAAAGGGGTACTTCTGGTGGGCCCTCCAGGTACAGGTAAGACTTTGCTTGCCCGTGCAGTAGCTGGTGAAGCAGGCGTTCCGTTCTTCAGTATTTCAGGTTCGGACTTTGTGGAAATGTTCGTCGGTGTCGGCGCGTCCCGTGTCCGTGACTTGTTCGAGAATGCGAAGAAGAACGCTCCTTGTATCATTTTCATTGACGAGATTGACGCGGTAGGTCGTCAGCGCGGTGCCGGACTCGGCGGCGGACATGACGAACGTGAGCAGACGCTCAACCAATTGCTTGTAGAAATGGACGGATTCGGAGGCAACGAGGGCATTATTATCGTAGCTGCAACGAACCGTGCGGATATTCTTGACCCTGCACTTCTTCGTCCGGGACGTTTTGACCGTCAGATTACGGTTGACCGCCCAGATGTGAAGGGCCGTGAAGCTGTACTTAAGGTGCATGCGCGTAATAAGCCTCTGACCAAGGATGTTCGCATGGATGTTATCGCTAAGCGTACAACCGGATTCACTGGCGCAGACCTGGAGAACTTGCTTAACGAAGCGGCATTGCTTGCCGCACGCCGTAACCGCAAGGATATCTCCATGCGTGAAGTAGATGAAGCCATCGACCGTGTTATCGTGGGTACTGAGAAGCGCAGCCGCGTGGTCAGTGACCGTGAGAAGCGTATAGTGGCTTTCCATGAAGCGGGTCATACGATTGTGGGTTACTTCCTTGAACATGCGGATATGGTTCACAAGGTTACTATTATTCCACGTGGCCGTGCTGGTGGATATGTAATTATGATGCCTAAGGAAGACCGCATGCTGGTCACCAAGCAGGAGCTGCTTGATAAGGTTACCGGCCTTCTAGGGGGACGTGTAGCTGAGGAGCTGTTCATCGGAGAAATCGGAACAGGTGCCTACAGTGACTTCCAACAGGCTACCAGCATTGTTCGCAGCATGATTGTTGAGTATGGTATGAGTGAGAAGCTGGGTCCAATGCAGTTCGGAACATCCCAAGGTCAAGTGTTCCTGGGCCGTGATATTGGGCACGAGCAGAACTATAGTGATGCCATTGCTTATGAGATCGATCAGGAAATGCAGCGTTTCATCAGTGAAAGCTATGAACGTTGTAAGCAGCTGTTGATGAAACATTCCAAAGAGGTTCACCTCATTGCTGAAACACTCCTTGAGGTGGAGACACTCGAACTGGATCAAATCAAACAGTTGATCGAGACAGGCAAGCTAACTCCGGATCCGGATGGAGACGGAAGTGGATCGTCGGAATCTGGCGCCCCGATTGTAGATACAATTGGAGATGTGAATGTACGCATTCAAGCTAGAGATGAGGAAGCTCAGCCGCAAGGTCCAAGCGGAGATATCCCGAATGATGTTCCGGGAAGCTCAGCAAATGACATCCGCGGCGATCATCCAGTGGATACACCTGAGGGAACCGTGAAGGATGCCCCTACAACACCACCGCAGCCGAAGGATCAAGATGGAAGCGGAAATGGTGGCAGCACGCCGCTGTAATTAGCAACTTTCTGACGGATCAACAAAGGTATATAGGAAGCAATTGTCTAAGCAAACCGGAAAACACTTGGTGTTTTCCGGTTTTTTTGCGGACTGCGGCTGATTGACAGCAGAACTCACGTTGTGTAAATTAATTGTTAAACAATGCACAAAGTTTTGGATTGTCCGGATAGACATAGAGACCGGATGGGAGAGGCTTAATTTAATCCATATTGCTGTTAAGATACAGGGGAGGATGTCTGGTGGAGGCACTAGCTTTGGAACGCAAAGCCGAGCAGAACCGCGAACTTCGGGAGCGGCTTGCACAGCTTAAGAAAGAACGGAATGCCATTATTTTAGCTCATTACTATCAGAGAGATGAAATCCAGGAGGTCGCCGATTTTCGCGGAGACTCTTTCTTGCTGGCCCAGAAAGCGGCACAGACCGATGCTGAGGTCATTGTATTCTGCGGAGTGCACTTTATGGGAGAAAGCGCCAAGATCCTGGCTCCGAACAAGACAGTCCTTATTCCTGACGAGCGGGCAGGCTGCCCAATGGCGGATATGGTGAATGTGGACGGACTAAGAAAGGTGAAGGCCGAGCATCCGAATGCCAAGGTCGTTACTTATATTAACTCTTCAGCAGAGATCAAGGCAGAGACAGATATCTGCTGCACCTCGTCTAACGCGGTGAAAGTGATTAATTCTGTAGATGCGGACGAAATCATCTGGGTACCGGACAAGAATCTGGGTGCCTATGTTCAGCAGCATACCGATAAGAAGATGATCATCTGGGAAGGGTACTGCAACACCCATGACATGCTGACGGTCAAAGACGTGGTTGAAATGAGGGCTAAGTATCCGGAGGCCCAGTTCGTGGTTCATCCCGAGTGCCGTCCTGAGGTCGTTGAGATGGGAGACTTTGTAGGCAGCACTACAGCCATTCTTGATTACTGTAAGCAATCCGAATGCAAGCAGTTCATTGTCGGGACAGAAGACGGTACAGGTTATCAGCTCAGATTGGATAGTCCGGATAAAGAGTTCTTTTTTGCTACCAAGTTTCTGGTATGTCCGAATATGAAAGTAAATAATCTGAAGAAGCTGGTTAAATGTCTGGAGACTATGCAGCCACAAGTGTATGTACCTCCGGCTGTTGCAGACAAAGCCAGAGCATCCCTAGAGCGCATGTTACAAGTTAAGTAGCATGCGCTACTCTCTTGCCCTAAAGACAGGTGAACGAAATGATACCTAAATACTTAGTGGATTTTGATCTGGGAGAAATTCCGGTACGCGAGACAGAAGTGATTGTTATTGGTACGGGGATTGCGGGCTTATTCACAGCAATTAAGGCAAGTGAAGACCGCCGTGTTGTCCTGATTACGAAGAACGGTTTAATGGAGAGCAATACACGTTATGCTCAGGGGGGAATCGCGGCCGTAATTTCGGAGGAGGACTCTCCTGAGTCGCACCGGGATGATACGCTTTTTGCAGGGGCTGACTTCTGTCTGCGTCCTGCGGTGGATGTGCTGGTCCATGAGGGCTCTGAAGGAGTAAGAGACCTTATAAGGATGGGAGCTGCCTTTGATCAGGAGGACGGCGAATTAGCAT contains:
- the hpt gene encoding hypoxanthine phosphoribosyltransferase; the encoded protein is MQNDIQEVLISREQLQEKVAELGQILSQEYEGRNPLVICILKGAFIFMADLVKEITVPLELDFMAVSSYGASTKSSGVVKIIKDLDTSVEGRDVLIVEDIIDSGLTLSYLVDVLQRRNAKSTTIVTLFDKPARRTVDLQADYTGFVLPDEFVVGYGLDYAEKYRNLPYIGILKPEIYTS
- the nadA gene encoding quinolinate synthase NadA, which translates into the protein MEALALERKAEQNRELRERLAQLKKERNAIILAHYYQRDEIQEVADFRGDSFLLAQKAAQTDAEVIVFCGVHFMGESAKILAPNKTVLIPDERAGCPMADMVNVDGLRKVKAEHPNAKVVTYINSSAEIKAETDICCTSSNAVKVINSVDADEIIWVPDKNLGAYVQQHTDKKMIIWEGYCNTHDMLTVKDVVEMRAKYPEAQFVVHPECRPEVVEMGDFVGSTTAILDYCKQSECKQFIVGTEDGTGYQLRLDSPDKEFFFATKFLVCPNMKVNNLKKLVKCLETMQPQVYVPPAVADKARASLERMLQVK
- the ftsH gene encoding ATP-dependent zinc metalloprotease FtsH is translated as MNRFIRNSGFYLILFLVVVGIVQFLSGGSEAADTPRYDQLRQQLQANNVKELTGQFDGYAYRVTGKYKNKVDNKESFQTYVPYDTNVVAELTDYSEKNKISYSWDKMEGDSIWLTLLTSIVPLAIMFILFFFLFNQAQGGGGKVMNFGKSRARLYNEEKKKVTFEDVAGADEEKQELVEVVEFLKDPRKFAAVGARIPKGVLLVGPPGTGKTLLARAVAGEAGVPFFSISGSDFVEMFVGVGASRVRDLFENAKKNAPCIIFIDEIDAVGRQRGAGLGGGHDEREQTLNQLLVEMDGFGGNEGIIIVAATNRADILDPALLRPGRFDRQITVDRPDVKGREAVLKVHARNKPLTKDVRMDVIAKRTTGFTGADLENLLNEAALLAARRNRKDISMREVDEAIDRVIVGTEKRSRVVSDREKRIVAFHEAGHTIVGYFLEHADMVHKVTIIPRGRAGGYVIMMPKEDRMLVTKQELLDKVTGLLGGRVAEELFIGEIGTGAYSDFQQATSIVRSMIVEYGMSEKLGPMQFGTSQGQVFLGRDIGHEQNYSDAIAYEIDQEMQRFISESYERCKQLLMKHSKEVHLIAETLLEVETLELDQIKQLIETGKLTPDPDGDGSGSSESGAPIVDTIGDVNVRIQARDEEAQPQGPSGDIPNDVPGSSANDIRGDHPVDTPEGTVKDAPTTPPQPKDQDGSGNGGSTPL
- the tilS gene encoding tRNA lysidine(34) synthetase TilS, with amino-acid sequence MEDMNQLVTYVRSIARKYDLWSAHDCIVVAVSGGPDSVALLHALHHIASEPDSSLRLVCAHVNHGFRGAESDAEAEFVRETAGRLGIPFELGNYDVPAFIDETGMSLQTAAREKRYEFLHSVADQYRASAIALAHHGDDQAETVMLRLLRGTGMTGLAGMRIKRREKNVELIRPLLRIYKTDLIRVCHNCGLAYVTDSSNLSNKYARNAVRLDVLPFLGQYNGQLAESLSRLAEVAGEEDDYMHQAAEEAYARLARSSGGGIAFSARDFGRLHVALQRRLIKLILNYLPLNAVDLDFLKVEVIRERVLQDIPSNWSLDLGGGLQCIREYDEVTILPENADKVKLEYTYRLEKVPARLPIPETGRELRFTLRPLGAQSGESDWKASGNDEALFDADKINYPLIIRSRQPGDVMKVMGLNGSKKVKDIFIDQKIPPSIRWAIPVITDATGRILWLPGVRRSSHAAVGSHTSSILRVQIT